A stretch of Aureispira sp. CCB-E DNA encodes these proteins:
- a CDS encoding T9SS type B sorting domain-containing protein codes for MKVLLTFLLCPLLLCFSTTLCSQVTLTVRINSGNSTTTCTDGFFGGAPEPHWRVEVAGQGYTTYPRRGICFTNPPNTQYNETFNCPNNYPANLQVCLRAFEDDGAACVVSQSCLEQICQNFATPTPGNAITYSLAVGGSSTANVNFTITATGSFNLPGSAYNTVCNAINLGTLNSNTTLGNSGLSNYGNYCADNIGEPNPWGGDNDQGVWFQFTTGAFPSAVIDIQAESDPQNFGDDIDLQLALYESSNGTCTGTLNLIDEEYQGLGLLNDEDMTVNCLSPNTTYFILVDGERTNVINTGGQEGFFGLQVVDGGILQAGDEICDAEFLGAVPNGGSVATPNLSRSNVCATNTNDPNPGAWASDQTVWFRFQAPPSGHVIIDADSDPLLPLSNDPIDLQLAVYGTSTGTCTGVLDFIASDYTPGLFGESMDVKCLTPGENYWVMVDGSPLNVDGIFDLTITDGGIFPAPNDLICDAIPLGQPAPGGTVGLIDQNNYCADNIFEPIPANWGNDQGVWYTFIAPPSGKVEIRLDNGGPFSSDNIDLQVAVYDLTGAVCTGVPTEIKSEHEGIGILWDEDMEVECLIPGREYWILVDGEGSLIDPDLQVGIFDIEVYGDPRDLASPYDDPCNALALGDPTGGSVGTSPITNHGSQNNFCATATGEPQPSGFTADQTVWYTFVAPSTGNVNINMNSDPIIGGTDPINLQIAVWETPGCTGPWREFVSGDDLLYDVDLDVYCLKPGEIYYIQVDGSPPVLLEGHEGYFDITITEIPSIPVAPNDSICNAIALGNPFAGTVGITNQHNLCADDLGDPTPSAFGTDQTVWYSFTTPATGGPYAVDINTTSSLPWPFGNQDAIDLQLAVFESSNNLCTGTLTEVESGYSLLDLFNESLNVPCLEAGKTYYVMVDGSFLDVQGYFDISISAATAVPIPTNDLICQHENLGVVPIGGSINNGNNYYNFCADVESGEPNPFSIEQTVWFSFVAPNHPGANTTANVTISVESDPAGVGNTVDLQLAVYESSNGTCTGNMTLLENGDADPLFSFDADVSVTCLYPGRRYWVQVDGSALNLEGYFQIEVQDDGAGYRPPYNIICNAEPLGVVPNGGSINNNIDYTNLCSNTEPGEPTPSAFSVDKTVWFTFTAPASGNVTIDAQNDPNNIGDEIDLQLALYYSPNNTCSGPFLEVDSDYDIFNKDESLSVDCLEPGRLYFLQVDGSNGAFGDEDGWFTLEIRDDGGTSNFPYNNDICNAYNFGIPNTTQTLNSESNVCANIELGEPGVGSYATHTVWYQFTAPPSGRVEIDVTSTNLFLGMDPEVRLFSSSNNSCTGALSQIESSTWPTALITENIEATCLVPGNVYFIQVDGSGLVIEGTFNISIEDMHPSYGTGVAGDPEPANNACDSAITLTVQSESCLNANGTFSQLNYGLPTITYNPAFAQGCGGNCGDTWYQFTMPASGNAVIEGNDDNVGGGILGDFSELTVVAYTGTCGNLTPIDCDQGGLSSDVSFQVAATPGSTVWLQVFNEDGDDDEEDYELCISEGCGFDDCLDALAIPMLPNVPYCFNTAGANGENVSGGAPGYFECSEGDNPENSVYYYFVSDCNGSDVTLSIINAVSNGNCILGITPTDGFNISLFQDATPCDNNPDTLVDCQTFTSCDVQPFNWSQTYTGLSPNTPYVIQLDGGFGSLGGDNVGEIMITTTTDPVLNPVSTPLSCSGLNDGTASAVTLGGVAPYTFNWSNGRTDSTITGLAAGTYFVTVTGVNGCFDTASVVVDNGLLLTASIANTIDVSCSGDCNGQASVVAIGGSVATSYTYLWDAAAGNQTTATATGLCVGNYTVTVYDDNLCFDTANVTISTPNPMTIQVDSMTTASCNGVCDGAAFVSTTGGSVVGNYSYLWSNGQTTAQATGLCAGAYRVTVTDDNSCSDTLSILITQPTSVTASIANQTNINCNGDSTGSVQVLATNGTPIYTYSLYDNVGLLISSSSNTFNNLPAGDYGILVEDANNCQDSITIVITEPSALTGTLIASSNVSCFGNNDGEIIVQATAGSGLAPYRYSLDGINFSNNGTFLNLTANNYTVVIRDSNNCTITIPVTISEPAGINVVLNAQTIASCGACDATATITASGGGGNFTYLWPNGETTATPTALCAGTNTVTVTDANNCSATLAVTIANSNSFAVTPTIDQMITCNGDCNGAISIVVPTTGTPHTFAWNTGNTTNALSSLCAGSYTATVTDNSGCFVVETINLAEPAPLTTLAAPIQPVSCTGLADGQATATPTGGTTPYSYLWDNGETNQTAVQLLAGSHTVTVTDSNNCTTSTSVVILEPNPLVIRIQNTTASNCSSTGCDGTATVTVSGGQAPYTYLWSNGNTSPTPNNLCPNFNQVTVTDANGCSIDTSILIPANTSLNLSVINQTSPSCFGHCDGSIVVSASGGNSSSPYNFTWNDPNNQTTALATGLCAGVYQVTVEDIDGCSAAMAITLSETDSIQIASLVNDANCFDSNDGSITLTVSGGTAPYSYAWSNGNHSVSNHNLGQGVYQATVTDANGCSATIEDSIHSPSPIITHTTIFTPYNGQQISCADGNDGIAMISASGGVPGYSYQWFNGETTDTITGLQASTYPVTVTDAQGCTALDSVTLMHPPQIVITTNITSNYNGYNVSCHDANDGTAIVSATGGTGAYSYVWSGGQTSTTAVGLSRGTYAVTVTDINGCWTMHTDSLTAPPALSDTFIAVQNASCFGASDGQATVVVSGGVPTYNFVWDNGATSSSVNNLDFGIHSVTITDNNGCTVTDDVNIFQPTELHATITAVPAICFGDSSGSATVTATGGTAPYTYLWSDGQSSSAATNLPTGAYTVTVSDANACSVTASITVSEPSSIAATISISSNYNGSPISCFGATDAELTASTTGGTSPYSYLWSDGQTDSIATGLGVGNYAVTITDNNGCMDSASITITAPGLLQATVSVSSNYNGVDISCVGANDGMATALPIGGTAPFSYLWPDGQTTATATGLGPHTYFVQITDANGCSDTAQVSLTEPAPTNVAINLINHVSCAGGQDAAAEIIPISGTPTFSFLWDDGTSTAINNNLAVGMHTATLTDMNGCQASASIVITEPTTMYLINSSTTPINCHGGNNGTASIQIGGGTAPYTYLWSNGQTTSTASNLIAGLYTVTVTDNSGCTATFQEIVTQPSPLGLTFTNIIDIDCNVNQNGSATPLVSGGTTPYYFQWNNTSTYNDSIPTYLTYGWNTLLVTDSKGCTILDSVFINHPNPILVTSTSTDISCFGANDGTAAVSATGGTPPLTYTWSNSPSASNSISGIAANFTFYCTITDANGCTHVESFFLYQPDELQATFTQISNADCKNGNNGMLTIEAQNGTGPYIFSWSNGIQIVDPSSSTVGNLSAGTYAVTVTDQNGCSTSLNTLITDPAQLSGTASDDQLDCFGDTDGKIVATAAGGTPPYFFSLNGGIVQNSGTFSGLGAGNYTVEITDASGCIFTTSATVAVADSVVLRVPADMSIKFGETVPLFVQMPVNSPTNPVVTWTPNTGLSCDTCYQLTAQPFTSTLYTVSITGDEGCISTADVFIEVDEDKGVYVPNAFSPNGDRTNEVFMLYSSGSVDKIEEFMIFDRWGELLCHHKDGRPNYPAYGWDGTFLGQPMNTGVFVYYIRVRYVDGSTEIFKGDLTLIR; via the coding sequence ATGAAAGTACTATTGACCTTCCTTCTATGTCCTTTATTATTGTGTTTTAGCACAACTTTATGTTCACAAGTCACTCTGACGGTGAGAATCAACAGTGGAAATTCCACCACGACCTGTACTGATGGCTTTTTTGGAGGGGCTCCAGAACCACATTGGCGCGTAGAGGTTGCAGGTCAAGGCTATACCACTTATCCTAGAAGAGGAATTTGTTTTACCAATCCACCCAATACGCAATACAACGAAACATTCAATTGCCCGAATAACTATCCTGCCAATTTGCAAGTTTGCCTTCGAGCATTTGAAGATGATGGCGCAGCCTGTGTGGTTAGTCAAAGTTGTTTGGAACAAATTTGCCAAAATTTTGCTACCCCAACTCCAGGAAATGCCATTACTTATAGCCTTGCGGTAGGAGGATCAAGTACAGCAAATGTCAATTTTACCATTACAGCAACAGGAAGTTTTAATCTGCCTGGTAGTGCTTACAATACTGTCTGTAATGCCATTAATTTAGGAACACTTAATTCTAACACAACACTTGGTAATAGCGGTTTGAGTAATTATGGAAATTACTGTGCAGATAATATAGGCGAACCCAATCCTTGGGGTGGAGACAACGATCAAGGGGTTTGGTTTCAATTCACAACTGGTGCCTTCCCCTCTGCTGTAATTGATATTCAAGCCGAAAGTGATCCACAAAACTTTGGAGACGATATTGATTTGCAATTAGCACTTTATGAGTCTAGCAATGGAACCTGTACAGGAACATTAAACTTAATTGATGAAGAATACCAAGGCTTAGGTCTGTTAAACGATGAAGACATGACTGTCAATTGTCTGTCTCCAAATACAACATACTTTATATTAGTAGATGGAGAACGAACCAACGTTATCAATACAGGAGGTCAAGAAGGATTCTTTGGGTTGCAAGTGGTAGATGGAGGAATCTTACAGGCAGGAGATGAAATTTGTGACGCCGAATTTCTGGGTGCCGTCCCCAATGGAGGATCGGTAGCCACTCCTAATTTAAGTCGCTCCAATGTTTGTGCGACCAATACCAACGACCCCAACCCTGGTGCTTGGGCTTCGGACCAAACTGTATGGTTTCGTTTTCAAGCCCCCCCCTCTGGGCATGTGATTATAGATGCAGATAGTGACCCCTTACTCCCTCTGTCCAACGACCCTATCGACTTACAATTAGCAGTCTATGGAACTAGTACAGGAACGTGTACAGGGGTACTAGATTTTATTGCCTCTGATTATACCCCAGGTTTGTTTGGCGAATCGATGGATGTCAAGTGCTTAACACCTGGTGAAAACTATTGGGTAATGGTCGATGGTTCCCCTCTTAATGTAGATGGAATCTTTGATTTGACGATAACAGATGGAGGAATATTTCCAGCTCCCAATGATTTAATTTGTGACGCCATTCCTCTGGGGCAGCCTGCTCCAGGAGGTACAGTAGGCTTGATCGATCAAAACAACTACTGTGCAGATAATATCTTTGAACCCATTCCTGCCAACTGGGGAAATGACCAAGGGGTTTGGTATACGTTTATTGCTCCGCCCTCTGGCAAAGTAGAAATTCGTTTGGATAATGGAGGTCCTTTTAGCAGCGATAATATTGACCTACAAGTAGCGGTCTATGATTTAACAGGTGCGGTTTGTACAGGAGTTCCAACTGAAATAAAGTCAGAACACGAAGGAATTGGAATTCTCTGGGACGAAGACATGGAAGTTGAATGTCTAATTCCTGGTCGAGAATACTGGATATTAGTAGACGGGGAAGGGTCTTTAATTGACCCTGATTTGCAAGTAGGTATCTTTGACATTGAGGTTTATGGAGATCCTAGGGATTTGGCATCACCATACGATGATCCTTGTAATGCTTTGGCATTAGGAGACCCAACAGGAGGCTCTGTTGGTACTAGCCCTATCACTAACCATGGTTCTCAAAACAACTTCTGCGCTACAGCCACAGGCGAACCTCAACCATCTGGTTTTACTGCTGACCAAACTGTCTGGTACACCTTTGTCGCTCCTTCCACAGGAAACGTTAATATTAACATGAATTCTGACCCTATTATTGGAGGAACAGATCCTATCAATTTGCAGATTGCTGTTTGGGAAACGCCAGGCTGTACAGGTCCTTGGAGAGAATTTGTGAGTGGCGATGATTTATTATACGACGTTGATTTAGATGTTTACTGCTTAAAACCTGGTGAAATATATTACATCCAAGTTGATGGTTCTCCACCTGTTTTACTAGAAGGTCACGAAGGCTACTTTGACATTACCATTACTGAAATCCCTTCTATTCCTGTTGCGCCCAATGATTCTATCTGTAATGCTATTGCACTAGGCAATCCTTTTGCAGGAACTGTTGGCATTACCAATCAACACAACCTTTGTGCCGACGATTTGGGCGACCCAACACCTTCTGCTTTTGGAACAGATCAAACCGTCTGGTACTCATTTACAACTCCTGCAACAGGAGGTCCTTATGCGGTTGATATTAATACGACTTCTAGTTTGCCTTGGCCGTTTGGCAATCAGGATGCCATTGATTTGCAGTTAGCTGTTTTTGAATCTAGTAATAACCTTTGTACAGGTACTCTAACAGAGGTTGAAAGTGGTTATTCGCTCTTAGATTTATTCAACGAGAGCTTGAATGTCCCCTGTTTGGAAGCAGGAAAAACCTATTATGTCATGGTTGATGGCTCTTTCTTGGATGTTCAAGGATACTTTGACATTAGTATTTCTGCGGCAACAGCCGTTCCTATTCCTACCAACGATTTAATTTGCCAACATGAAAACTTAGGTGTCGTGCCTATTGGTGGTTCAATTAACAATGGTAATAATTATTATAACTTCTGTGCAGACGTAGAATCAGGCGAACCCAATCCATTTAGTATTGAACAGACGGTTTGGTTTTCTTTTGTCGCCCCCAATCATCCCGGCGCTAACACAACTGCCAATGTTACCATTTCTGTAGAATCTGATCCTGCTGGTGTTGGTAATACCGTTGATTTACAATTAGCTGTTTATGAGTCTAGCAATGGTACTTGTACCGGAAATATGACGTTATTAGAAAATGGCGATGCAGACCCACTATTCAGTTTTGATGCTGATGTGAGTGTCACCTGCCTATATCCAGGACGACGATATTGGGTACAAGTAGACGGTTCTGCACTGAACTTGGAAGGCTATTTTCAAATAGAAGTACAAGACGATGGAGCTGGTTATCGCCCTCCTTATAATATTATTTGTAATGCTGAACCTCTAGGCGTTGTTCCCAATGGAGGTTCTATTAATAACAATATTGATTATACCAATCTTTGTTCAAATACCGAACCTGGCGAACCTACCCCTTCTGCATTTAGTGTTGATAAAACCGTCTGGTTTACCTTTACAGCTCCCGCTTCTGGTAATGTAACCATTGATGCCCAAAACGACCCAAACAACATAGGGGACGAAATTGATTTACAATTGGCATTGTACTATTCTCCTAACAACACTTGCTCTGGTCCATTTTTAGAAGTAGACAGTGATTACGATATTTTTAACAAAGATGAATCATTGAGCGTAGATTGTTTAGAACCTGGCCGTTTGTATTTCTTACAAGTAGACGGCTCCAATGGTGCTTTTGGCGATGAAGACGGTTGGTTCACCCTTGAGATTCGAGATGACGGAGGTACAAGCAATTTCCCTTATAATAATGACATTTGTAATGCCTATAATTTTGGAATTCCCAATACAACACAAACACTCAATAGTGAATCCAATGTTTGCGCCAACATAGAACTAGGCGAACCTGGTGTTGGTAGCTATGCCACTCATACCGTTTGGTATCAATTTACAGCACCACCTTCTGGGCGTGTTGAAATTGATGTTACCTCAACCAACCTATTTCTTGGAATGGATCCAGAAGTCAGACTATTTTCTTCGTCTAACAATAGTTGTACGGGGGCATTATCACAAATAGAAAGTTCTACTTGGCCAACAGCTCTGATTACGGAAAACATAGAGGCAACTTGCTTGGTTCCTGGAAATGTTTACTTCATCCAAGTCGATGGCTCTGGGTTGGTCATCGAGGGTACGTTCAACATATCTATTGAAGATATGCACCCAAGTTATGGCACAGGAGTAGCAGGTGATCCTGAACCAGCTAATAATGCCTGCGATAGCGCTATTACACTAACCGTGCAATCTGAATCTTGCTTAAATGCCAATGGAACGTTCTCCCAATTAAACTATGGTTTACCAACCATTACTTATAACCCTGCTTTCGCACAAGGATGCGGAGGAAACTGCGGTGACACTTGGTATCAATTTACCATGCCAGCCTCTGGCAATGCAGTCATTGAAGGCAATGACGATAATGTTGGTGGTGGTATTTTAGGCGATTTTTCTGAATTAACCGTTGTAGCTTATACGGGCACCTGTGGCAACCTGACGCCTATTGATTGCGATCAAGGAGGTTTGAGTAGCGATGTATCCTTTCAGGTTGCAGCTACTCCAGGCTCTACCGTTTGGCTCCAAGTATTCAATGAAGACGGAGACGATGATGAAGAAGACTATGAATTGTGTATTTCGGAAGGTTGTGGGTTTGATGACTGTTTGGATGCCTTGGCAATACCGATGCTGCCCAATGTTCCTTATTGCTTTAATACAGCTGGTGCAAATGGGGAAAATGTTTCGGGTGGTGCCCCTGGATATTTTGAATGTTCAGAAGGTGACAATCCCGAAAATTCAGTGTATTATTACTTTGTTTCGGATTGTAATGGCAGCGACGTAACGCTCAGTATCATCAATGCTGTTTCTAATGGGAATTGTATTTTGGGTATTACACCAACCGATGGATTTAATATCTCTCTATTCCAAGATGCGACCCCCTGCGACAATAACCCCGATACGCTTGTCGATTGCCAAACCTTTACAAGTTGTGACGTTCAACCTTTTAACTGGTCTCAAACCTATACTGGGTTATCTCCTAATACGCCTTATGTCATTCAATTAGATGGTGGATTTGGTAGTTTGGGAGGTGATAATGTGGGAGAAATTATGATTACCACTACCACGGACCCTGTCCTAAATCCAGTATCAACGCCTCTAAGTTGTTCTGGACTTAATGATGGTACCGCATCAGCAGTTACTTTAGGCGGCGTTGCTCCATATACCTTTAACTGGAGCAATGGTCGTACCGATTCTACAATTACAGGGTTGGCAGCGGGAACTTATTTTGTTACGGTTACAGGTGTAAACGGCTGTTTTGATACTGCTAGTGTTGTTGTTGATAACGGCTTATTACTAACTGCTTCTATTGCTAATACAATTGATGTAAGTTGTAGTGGCGATTGCAATGGACAAGCCTCTGTTGTGGCTATTGGAGGAAGTGTTGCCACTTCCTATACTTATTTATGGGATGCCGCCGCAGGAAATCAAACAACAGCAACAGCAACTGGTTTATGTGTTGGAAATTATACCGTTACGGTTTATGATGACAACCTTTGTTTTGATACAGCAAATGTAACTATCAGCACACCAAATCCGATGACCATACAAGTAGATTCGATGACAACAGCATCCTGCAATGGAGTCTGTGATGGTGCTGCTTTTGTTTCTACTACTGGTGGCTCTGTGGTAGGCAATTATAGTTACCTATGGTCCAATGGGCAAACAACCGCCCAAGCTACTGGACTGTGTGCAGGTGCTTACCGAGTAACGGTGACAGATGATAATAGCTGTTCGGATACCTTAAGCATCCTCATTACACAACCAACAAGCGTAACAGCATCTATTGCCAATCAAACCAACATCAATTGTAACGGTGATTCGACTGGTTCTGTTCAAGTACTAGCAACCAACGGCACGCCAATTTACACATACAGTTTATATGATAATGTCGGCTTATTAATAAGCAGTTCTAGCAACACATTTAATAATTTACCAGCAGGAGATTACGGTATTTTGGTAGAAGATGCCAATAATTGCCAAGACTCTATAACTATTGTGATTACTGAACCAAGCGCATTAACGGGAACGTTAATTGCCTCTTCTAACGTTAGTTGTTTTGGTAATAATGATGGTGAAATTATTGTTCAAGCGACAGCAGGTTCTGGCTTGGCTCCTTATCGTTACTCTCTTGATGGTATTAACTTTAGTAATAATGGAACATTCTTAAATCTTACGGCAAATAATTATACCGTTGTAATTCGAGATAGTAATAATTGTACCATTACAATTCCTGTTACCATTAGCGAACCAGCAGGCATTAACGTTGTTCTAAACGCTCAAACCATAGCTAGTTGTGGGGCTTGCGATGCAACCGCTACCATTACAGCCAGTGGTGGTGGTGGAAACTTTACTTACCTTTGGCCCAATGGAGAAACTACCGCAACTCCAACAGCCCTTTGTGCAGGAACCAATACCGTTACGGTGACAGATGCCAACAATTGCTCTGCTACTTTAGCTGTTACGATTGCCAATTCCAACTCATTTGCAGTAACACCAACAATAGACCAAATGATTACTTGTAATGGCGATTGTAATGGGGCGATTAGCATTGTTGTTCCGACAACAGGTACACCACACACATTCGCTTGGAATACAGGAAATACGACCAATGCCCTTTCTAGCCTATGTGCAGGAAGTTATACCGCCACCGTCACCGATAATAGTGGCTGCTTTGTTGTAGAAACGATTAATTTGGCAGAACCTGCTCCCTTAACAACCTTGGCAGCTCCTATTCAACCCGTTAGTTGCACAGGTCTTGCCGATGGTCAAGCAACAGCAACCCCTACTGGAGGGACGACTCCTTATAGTTATTTATGGGATAATGGAGAAACCAATCAAACAGCAGTACAACTCCTTGCAGGTTCTCATACAGTAACCGTTACCGACAGCAACAATTGCACAACAAGTACTTCGGTTGTAATTCTAGAACCTAATCCTTTAGTTATTAGGATACAAAACACAACTGCTTCCAATTGTTCTTCGACAGGTTGTGATGGGACAGCAACGGTTACAGTAAGCGGCGGGCAAGCCCCTTATACCTACCTATGGTCGAATGGGAATACTAGCCCTACCCCTAACAATCTATGCCCCAACTTTAACCAAGTTACGGTAACAGATGCTAATGGATGCAGCATTGATACTAGCATACTAATTCCTGCTAATACTTCGTTGAACCTAAGTGTTATCAATCAAACAAGCCCTAGTTGCTTTGGTCATTGTGATGGTTCTATTGTTGTATCCGCATCGGGCGGGAACAGTAGTAGCCCTTACAACTTCACATGGAATGACCCGAACAATCAAACTACGGCTTTGGCAACAGGGCTTTGTGCAGGTGTTTATCAAGTAACTGTTGAAGATATAGATGGCTGTTCAGCTGCCATGGCAATTACCTTGAGCGAAACCGATTCTATTCAAATTGCAAGCTTGGTGAATGATGCCAACTGTTTTGATAGTAACGATGGTAGTATTACGCTTACTGTCAGTGGAGGCACAGCCCCTTATTCGTATGCTTGGAGCAATGGCAACCACTCCGTTTCTAATCATAACTTAGGCCAAGGGGTTTATCAAGCCACTGTCACGGATGCCAATGGATGTTCCGCTACTATTGAGGATTCCATTCATAGTCCTTCTCCTATTATTACCCATACTACTATTTTTACCCCATACAATGGGCAACAAATTTCTTGTGCCGATGGAAACGATGGAATTGCCATGATTAGTGCTTCTGGGGGAGTTCCTGGATATAGTTATCAATGGTTTAATGGCGAAACAACCGATACCATCACAGGCTTACAGGCTAGCACTTACCCCGTAACCGTCACAGATGCACAAGGTTGTACAGCCCTAGACAGTGTTACACTCATGCATCCACCACAAATTGTTATCACAACTAACATCACCTCCAACTACAATGGGTATAATGTTAGTTGTCACGATGCCAACGATGGAACAGCGATAGTGAGTGCAACAGGTGGAACTGGTGCCTATAGTTATGTCTGGTCAGGAGGGCAAACCAGCACTACTGCCGTCGGACTTTCTAGAGGCACTTATGCTGTTACAGTAACAGATATTAATGGTTGTTGGACCATGCACACCGATTCATTGACTGCTCCGCCTGCCCTTTCTGACACATTTATCGCCGTTCAAAATGCAAGTTGTTTTGGGGCTTCAGATGGGCAAGCCACGGTCGTAGTTTCTGGAGGAGTTCCTACTTATAACTTTGTATGGGATAACGGAGCAACTTCTTCCTCTGTCAATAACCTAGACTTTGGTATACATAGTGTTACCATTACAGATAACAACGGTTGTACGGTCACAGATGATGTGAATATTTTCCAACCAACCGAACTGCACGCTACCATTACAGCTGTTCCAGCAATTTGTTTTGGAGATAGTAGTGGTAGTGCAACTGTTACAGCAACAGGAGGCACTGCTCCTTATACTTATTTGTGGTCTGATGGGCAAAGCAGTTCAGCTGCAACCAACTTGCCGACTGGAGCTTATACCGTAACGGTAAGTGATGCCAATGCTTGTAGCGTTACAGCAAGTATTACTGTTTCAGAACCTAGTTCTATTGCAGCAACCATAAGTATTAGTTCTAACTATAATGGTTCTCCAATTAGTTGCTTTGGAGCAACCGATGCGGAATTAACTGCTAGCACAACGGGAGGAACTAGCCCTTACAGCTATTTATGGTCTGATGGGCAAACCGATTCAATTGCAACAGGGCTAGGTGTTGGCAATTATGCCGTAACAATTACCGATAACAATGGCTGTATGGATAGTGCTAGTATAACCATCACTGCTCCTGGTCTATTACAGGCAACTGTAAGTGTTAGTTCTAACTATAATGGTGTTGATATCAGTTGTGTGGGTGCCAATGATGGAATGGCAACGGCTCTGCCAATCGGAGGAACAGCTCCATTTTCATACCTTTGGCCTGATGGGCAAACGACTGCTACCGCTACAGGCTTGGGACCACATACCTATTTTGTGCAGATAACAGATGCCAATGGCTGTTCTGATACTGCTCAAGTAAGTTTAACAGAACCTGCGCCAACCAACGTAGCGATCAACCTAATTAATCATGTTTCTTGTGCAGGTGGTCAAGATGCAGCCGCTGAAATTATTCCAATTTCGGGCACACCTACGTTTAGCTTTTTATGGGATGATGGAACAAGCACTGCTATTAATAACAACCTTGCGGTTGGTATGCACACTGCTACCCTAACGGATATGAATGGTTGTCAAGCAAGTGCTTCTATTGTTATAACAGAACCAACAACTATGTATCTAATCAATAGCTCTACAACTCCCATTAATTGCCACGGTGGTAATAACGGAACAGCAAGTATTCAAATTGGTGGAGGTACAGCGCCATACACCTATCTTTGGTCAAATGGTCAAACGACTAGTACAGCTTCTAATCTAATTGCTGGTTTGTATACTGTAACGGTTACCGATAATAGTGGTTGTACGGCTACGTTCCAAGAAATTGTTACCCAACCTTCTCCACTAGGGTTAACCTTTACGAATATTATAGATATTGATTGCAATGTTAATCAAAATGGTTCTGCTACTCCCCTAGTTTCTGGAGGTACAACACCTTATTATTTCCAATGGAACAATACCTCTACTTACAATGATAGCATTCCAACCTATTTAACGTATGGGTGGAATACGCTTTTGGTAACAGATTCCAAAGGTTGTACCATCTTAGATTCTGTGTTCATCAATCATCCCAATCCTATTTTAGTGACTTCTACGAGTACTGATATTAGTTGTTTTGGAGCCAACGATGGAACGGCTGCTGTTAGTGCTACTGGTGGGACGCCTCCTTTAACCTACACTTGGTCCAATAGCCCCAGTGCTAGTAATTCTATTAGCGGTATTGCTGCCAATTTCACGTTTTATTGTACCATAACTGATGCCAATGGATGTACTCATGTTGAATCATTTTTCTTGTATCAACCCGATGAACTACAGGCTACTTTCACGCAAATTAGTAATGCAGATTGTAAAAATGGCAACAACGGAATGCTAACCATAGAAGCTCAAAATGGAACTGGTCCTTATATTTTTAGTTGGAGCAATGGAATACAAATAGTTGATCCTAGCAGTTCTACGGTAGGAAATCTAAGTGCGGGAACCTATGCTGTTACAGTAACAGACCAAAATGGTTGCTCTACTTCTTTGAATACGTTAATCACTGATCCTGCCCAACTATCTGGCACGGCTAGCGATGACCAATTGGATTGTTTTGGCGACACCGATGGGAAAATTGTGGCAACTGCTGCTGGTGGAACGCCTCCTTATTTCTTCTCTTTGAATGGAGGGATTGTTCAAAATTCAGGCACATTTAGTGGTTTAGGAGCTGGCAACTATACTGTTGAAATCACAGATGCTAGTGGCTGTATCTTTACGACAAGCGCAACGGTTGCTGTTGCTGATTCTGTTGTTTTACGAGTTCCTGCCGATATGAGTATCAAATTTGGAGAGACAGTACCACTATTTGTTCAGATGCCTGTTAATTCTCCAACTAATCCTGTTGTAACATGGACGCCCAATACTGGATTGAGTTGCGATACTTGTTATCAATTAACAGCACAACCATTTACTTCTACCCTATATACTGTCTCCATTACAGGAGATGAGGGCTGTATTAGTACAGCCGATGTATTCATAGAAGTTGATGAAGATAAAGGCGTCTATGTTCCAAACGCATTCTCTCCGAATGGAGATCGTACCAACGAAGTATTTATGCTCTATAGTTCTGGTTCTGTTGACAAAATCGAAGAATTTATGATTTTTGATCGATGGGGGGAACTCCTTTGTCATCATAAAGATGGACGCCCTAATTATCCTGCCTATGGATGGGACGGAACTTTCTTAGGACAACCGATGAACACAGGCGTGTTTGTCTATTACATTCGAGTCCGTTATGTAGATGGTTCTACGGAGATTTTTAAAGGTGACTTGACTTTAATTCGATAG